A genome region from Nitrospira sp. includes the following:
- a CDS encoding DUF481 domain-containing protein encodes MHRIIISRSLLWPWTAFCIGLCLALPSWADEVHLQNGDRLTGTIVKMEERVLTLQTDYGGEIKIDWGKIERLKSDGPLKILVPGESHHELRDFLYGTQTQREARELGPEGSVPLADISAINVEPLRLTGTITVGGNHTSGNTNTKAFNSAARFTIQAYRQRLLLEGKYNYGQAGDQLTARNSLASVKHDYFLSKQIFIESFGMLEKDTLQNLQLRSTIGSGLGYQFYESARTTLALSLGLAYVSEHFTNSPNTQTPSGRWSLRWEHALWPDRVKLFHRHEGFYDINAGNAFRINADQGVRITVYKNLFFNVEYDIRLNTQPAPGRVKLDESLIFGVGYEIK; translated from the coding sequence ATGCACCGCATTATCATCAGTCGCTCCCTGCTGTGGCCGTGGACAGCATTCTGCATCGGGCTCTGTCTCGCTCTGCCCTCCTGGGCCGACGAAGTACACCTCCAGAATGGAGATCGGCTGACCGGCACCATCGTCAAAATGGAGGAGCGAGTCCTCACCCTGCAGACGGACTACGGGGGTGAGATAAAAATCGATTGGGGGAAAATCGAGCGCCTGAAATCCGACGGTCCGTTGAAGATCCTGGTGCCGGGCGAGTCCCATCATGAGCTTCGCGATTTTCTCTACGGCACCCAAACTCAGCGTGAAGCCCGGGAACTGGGGCCGGAGGGTTCTGTGCCCCTAGCCGATATCTCCGCCATCAATGTCGAACCACTCCGACTGACCGGAACCATCACCGTCGGCGGTAACCACACCTCCGGCAACACCAACACCAAAGCTTTCAACAGCGCCGCGCGCTTCACGATCCAGGCATACCGACAACGACTGTTACTCGAGGGCAAATACAATTATGGGCAAGCCGGCGATCAACTGACGGCCAGAAACTCGTTAGCCAGCGTGAAACACGACTATTTCCTGAGCAAGCAGATCTTCATCGAATCCTTCGGCATGCTTGAAAAAGACACGCTGCAGAACCTCCAACTCCGGTCCACGATCGGTAGCGGCTTGGGCTATCAATTTTACGAAAGCGCCAGGACCACCCTCGCCCTCTCCCTCGGTCTGGCCTATGTCAGCGAGCACTTCACCAACAGTCCGAACACGCAAACTCCGTCAGGCCGATGGAGCCTGCGTTGGGAACACGCACTGTGGCCGGACCGTGTAAAACTCTTCCACCGTCATGAAGGCTTCTACGACATCAATGCCGGCAACGCATTCCGTATCAATGCCGACCAGGGGGTTCGGATCACGGTCTACAAGAATCTGTTCTTCAATGTGGAATACGACATTCGGTTGAACACGCAACCGGCGCCTGGACGGGTGAAACTCGACGAGTCCCTCATTTTTGGCGTGGGTTATGAAATCAAGTGA